One genomic window of Hyperolius riggenbachi isolate aHypRig1 chromosome 7, aHypRig1.pri, whole genome shotgun sequence includes the following:
- the LOC137525361 gene encoding dexamethasone-induced Ras-related protein 1-like translates to MIKKMCPSEQELNIPAKNCYRMVVLGSSKVGKTSIVTRFLSGRFEEQYTPTVENFHRKFYSIRGEVYQLDILDTSGNHPFPAMRRLSILTGDVFILVFSLDNRDSFEEVQRLKQQIIETKSCLKNKTKENFEVPLVICGNKADRDFYREVQPHEIEQLVGEDNNCCYFEVSAKKNTQLDEMFQALFTMAKLPSEMSPDLHRKVSIQYCEILHKKSFKGKKIKEDGDAYGILAPFARRPSIHSDLMYIREKAIGGGQSKDKERCVIS, encoded by the exons ATGATCAAGAAGATGTGTCCCAGCGAGCAAGAGCTCAACATCCCCGCCAAGAACTGCTACCGCATGGTGGTCCTGGGCTCCTCTAAGGTGGGCAAGACCTCCATCGTCACCCGATTCCTCAGCGGACGCTTCGAGGAGCAATACACCCCGACCGTGGAGAACTTCCACCGCAAGTTCTACAGCATCCGAGGGGAGGTCTACCAGCTGGATATACTGGACACCTCGGGCAACCACCCCTTCCCGGCCATGCGGAGGCTCTCCATCCTAACTG GAGACGTATTCATCTTGGTCTTCAGTCTGGACAACCGTGATTCCTTTGAGGAGGTCCAACGACTGAAACAGCAGATTATTGAGACAAAGTCCTGCCTGAAGAACAAGACCAAGGAGAACTTTGAGGTGCCCCTGGTAATATGTGGCAACAAGGCGGACCGGGATTTCTACCGAGAGGTCCAGCCGCATGAGATTGAGCAGCTGGTTGGAGAGGACAATAACTGTTGTTACTTTGAGGTGTCAGCCAAGAAGAATACCCAACTAGATGAGATGTTCCAGGCTCTGTTTACCATGGCTAAACTACCTAGTGAGATGAGCCCTGACCTCCACCGCAAAGTCTCCATCCAGTACTGTGAGATCCTGCACAAAAAGTCCTTCAAGGGCAAGAAAATCAAGGAGGATGGAGACGCCTATGGCATTCTGGCACCCTTTGCCCGTAgacccagcatccacagtgacctaatGTACATTAGAGAGAAAGCCATTGGAGGTGGCCAAAGTAAAGACAAGGAGAGATGTGTTATCAGCTAA